A single genomic interval of Brevibacillus brevis harbors:
- a CDS encoding GNAT family N-acetyltransferase has product MLFQSERIYLRKMTGEDVDVYHTWRNDVEVMWTTSPSMDVFTRDDTNGFVNQVILHASSSKSYMIVDSQTNRPIGITSLIQIDLKNRHAECIIDIGEKEYWGKGYGGEALKLLLDYAFLEMNLHRVSLRVFSFNEKAIKLYERLGFKQEGISRQFLFREGKWHDLVHMGILQQEYIS; this is encoded by the coding sequence ATGTTGTTTCAATCAGAGAGAATCTATCTGAGAAAAATGACGGGGGAGGATGTGGACGTCTACCACACGTGGAGAAATGACGTGGAAGTCATGTGGACAACGAGTCCGTCTATGGACGTCTTTACCCGGGACGATACGAACGGGTTTGTGAATCAGGTCATCCTGCATGCAAGCTCCTCGAAGAGCTACATGATCGTAGACAGCCAAACCAATCGACCGATCGGGATTACTTCGCTCATTCAAATCGACCTGAAAAACCGCCATGCGGAATGCATCATTGATATTGGAGAGAAGGAATACTGGGGAAAAGGGTATGGAGGAGAAGCGCTGAAGCTGCTGCTGGATTATGCTTTTTTGGAAATGAATCTGCATCGGGTATCGCTGCGCGTCTTTTCCTTTAACGAAAAGGCCATAAAGCTGTATGAAAGGCTCGGATTCAAGCAAGAGGGGATCTCGCGGCAGTTTTTGTTTCGAGAGGGAAAATGGCATGATCTCGTGCACATGGGGATTTTGCAGCAGGAATATATCTCATAA
- a CDS encoding TetR family transcriptional regulator — MAPKVSDEYKTKKKTELLQAAKRVFITKGYTRATMQDVMDEAGVSRGALYAYFDNLEHLYLELLQFEDQQDVQFFTPIAGETSWNQITKWVYKQQVEIENIEQTLSQANSEFFLSLKDQQKQQSYPYITTRYEKMVDVLIAFFAHGTATGEFKPQLPPEAIARYLISVIDGLMLDTAHLGAEKTKVPAQMEALLFSLRAMLGPVQ; from the coding sequence ATGGCCCCAAAAGTAAGCGACGAATACAAAACCAAAAAGAAAACCGAATTGCTGCAAGCGGCGAAACGTGTGTTCATCACAAAAGGCTATACACGGGCTACCATGCAAGACGTCATGGACGAGGCTGGTGTATCGCGGGGAGCCTTGTACGCTTACTTCGACAACCTGGAGCACTTATATTTGGAGCTGCTGCAATTCGAGGATCAACAGGATGTACAGTTTTTCACACCAATTGCTGGCGAAACGTCCTGGAATCAAATCACCAAATGGGTCTACAAACAGCAGGTTGAGATCGAGAACATCGAACAAACACTGTCCCAAGCCAACTCAGAGTTTTTCCTGTCACTGAAAGACCAGCAAAAGCAACAGAGCTATCCATACATCACGACTCGCTATGAAAAAATGGTCGATGTGTTGATAGCTTTCTTCGCGCATGGGACGGCGACAGGTGAGTTCAAGCCACAACTACCACCTGAGGCGATTGCTCGCTATCTCATCTCGGTTATCGATGGACTGATGCTGGATACCGCGCATTTGGGCGCAGAGAAAACGAAGGTGCCCGCGCAGATGGAAGCACTGTTGTTTTCATTGAGAGCGATGCTCGGACCGGTTCAATAA